A single window of Eucalyptus grandis isolate ANBG69807.140 chromosome 1, ASM1654582v1, whole genome shotgun sequence DNA harbors:
- the LOC104425393 gene encoding calmodulin-interacting protein 111: MPSSKKKHSRSQLRSPPRPRRSSDPCASPRTPSPASSSLADSEVAEDDIPVALRAASARFPRLIRESAFVGRVSDAADAEAKGCKIWLSEPAMVASSIAPGSIVSVCLASSRSQISLGIPLCSFADECARHTGINPGNKMTNEAGDFFALATVFPSSKVLRNGVRLSLNLSYTMGCPTSGRVLFVFPVQSWISGGLVNGIDKLQHHSLGLFAIQNCEELCLELASRKEFTTNKRALSLVKPAGEIPLDENVTFGSPRTPVYQSKMSSPAHDQFRSPLSLSSSTSQMCPVVNSYDIVQLLEDESTKNLLQACTKSWLCSRFLLQGNLVVIPILSKLWLFHVIGARQPSDRKHQSIIDQSTEGSSPNISQSPDYVIHAFSVTSRTNIHLSSPMNMTLVTPSVTGSLVGKLEHTYCKANTKGDDIKLGGLCKEYTDLKDIITSSISKDPISRFGLRPTKGVLLHGPPGTGKTSLAQLCAHDAGVNLFLVNGPEIVRQYYGESEQALREVFDSASHATPAVVFIDELDAIAPARKDGGEELSHRMVGTLLSLMDGINKTDKLLVIAATNRPESIEPALRRPGRFDREIEIGVPSSKQRFEILFTLLGLMEHSLLESQIQQLAMSTHGFVGGDLAALCNEAALVCLRRYNCFKKSQGESYSKSQMDFEFSANVATEESSSLGDIRDARQDYLRSLSTLLVSSDISPSSVPKQTVTEKEDGMQCPRGLVDRNCTLTVAFEDFEKARMKVRPSAMREVILEVPKVKWEDVGGQREVKTQLKEAVEWSQKHHDALSRIGTRPPRGVLLFGPPGCSKTLMARAVASEAGLNFIAVKGPELFNKWVGESEKAVRSVFAKARANAPSIIFFDEIDGLANIRGNESDGVSVSDRVISQLLIELDGLQQRVDVTVIGATNRPDNIDPALLRPGRFDRLLYVGPPNEADRQEIFCIHLRKVPCSLDVDIKELAHLTEGCTGADIALICREAAVAAMEEDLDALEVAMKHFRNAINQVRPSAVESYEELSTQFQRLVLSRHK, encoded by the exons atgCCTTCGAGCAAGAAGAAGCACTCCCGGTCTCAGCTGAGGTCGCCGCCGCGGCCGCGGCGAAGCTCGGACCCTTGCGCGTCCCCTCGGACGCCGTCTCCGGCCTCCTCCTCTTTGGCGGACTCGGAAGTCGCCGAGGACGATATCCCCGTCGCCCTCCGGGCGGCTTCCGCCAGATTCCCGCGCCTGATCCGCGAATCCGCTTTCGTCGGCCGGGTCTCCGACGCGGCGGACGCGGAGGCCAAGGGCTGCAAGATTTGGCTCTCGGAGCCTGCCATGGTGGCTTCATCCATCGCGCCCGGTTCAATCGTGTCG GTGTGCCTTGCTTCTTCAAGAAGTCAAATTTCACTTGGTATCCCTTTATGCTCATTTGCTGATGAATGTGCTAGACATACTGGGATTAATCCCGGGAACAAAATGACAAATGAAGCTGGGGATTTCTTTGCTCTTGCCACTGTGTTTCCTTCTTCTAAG GTTCTTAGGAATGGAGTGCGATTATCATTAAATCTTTCATATACGATGGGGTGTCCCACTTCAGGTAGAGTTCTGTTTGTCTTTCCAGTACAGAGTTGGATCTCTGGTGGTCTGGTCAATGGGATTGACAAATTGCAGCACCACAGTCTTGGCTTATTCGCAATACAGAATTGTGAGGAATTGTGCTTGGAGCTGGCTTCTAGAAAGGAGTTCACAACAAATAAAAGGGCACTGTCTCTAGTGAAACCTGCTGGTGAGATACCTCTCGATGAAAATGTAACTTTTGGATCTCCTAGGACGCCGGTCTATCAGTCAAAGATGAGCTCTCCTGCACATGATCAATTTCGTTCACCATTATCACTATCAAGTTCAACCAGTCAGATGTGTCCAGTGGTTAATTCATATGATATTGTCCAGCTGTTGGAAGATGAAAGCACCAAGAACCTTTTGCAGGCATGCACCAAATCATGGCTGTGTTCTCGTTTTCTGCTTCAAGGGAACCTGGTGGTCATCCCAATACTTTCCAAGCTTTGGCTTTTCCACGTGATTGGTGCTCGACAACCATCTGATCGTAAGCATCAATCCATTATAGACCAAAGTACTGAAGGTTCATCCCCCAACATTTCCCAATCGCCAGACTATGTTATTCATGCTTTCAGTGTGACGAGCAGAACAAACATACATCTGTCTTCTCCTATGAACATGACACTAGTAACTCCATCTGTGACGGGATCACTTGTTGGGAAGCTTGAGCATACATATTGTAAAGCTAACACCAAAGGTGATGACATTAAATTGGGTGGATTGTGTAAAGAGTATACTGATTTGAAGGATATAATTACTTCCTCTATTTCGAAGGACCCTATATCAAG GTTTGGTCTGCGGCCTACGAAAGGAGTGCTTCTTCACGGTCCACCAGGTACAGGAAAGACATCTTTGGCTCAACTATGTGCCCACGATGCTGGTGTTAATTTATTCTTGGTGAATGGACCTGAAATTGTGAGACAGTATTATGGTGAAAGTGAGCAAGCCTTGCGAGAAGTTTTTGATTCTGCTAGCCATGCTACCCCTGCTGTG GTTTTCATAGATGAGTTGGATGCTATTGCACCTGCTCGAAAAGATGGAGGGGAAGAACTTTCTCATAGAATGGTTGGTACATTATTGAGTTTAATGGACGGGATTAATAAAACTGATAAACTCCTTGTCATTGCTGCAACAAATAGACCAGAAAGTATTGAGCCTGCCTTAAGGCGTCCTGGTCGGTTTGACAGGGAAATTGAAATAG GTGTCCCATCTTCCAAGCAAAGATTTGAAATACTATTTACACTTCTCGGTCTAATGGAACATTCACTCTTGGAATCACAAATTCAACAACTGGCAATGTCTACACATGGTTTTGTGGGTGGTGATCTGGCAGCCCTTTGCAATGAAGCAGCATTGGTATGCCTCAGGCGCTATAATTGTTTTAAGAAGTCACAGGGAGAGTCTTATTCTAAATCACAGATGGATTTTGAGTTTAGTGCTAATGTTGCAACAGAAGAATCTAGTTCTTTGGGGGATATAAGAGATGCGAGGCAGGATTATTTACGTTCTTTGTCCACATTACTTGTTTCCTCGGATATATCACCATCTTCCGTGCCCAAGCAAACTGTCACAGAAAAGGAAGATGGGATGCAGTGCCCTAGAGGTTTAGTGGACAGAAATTGTACGCTGACCGTAGCTTTTGAGGACTTTGAGAAGGCCAGAATGAAAGTGAGGCCTAGTGCTATGAGAGAG GTGATACTCGAGGTACCAAAGGTCAAATGGGAAGATGTTGGTGGGCAAAGAGAAGTTAAAACTCAACTAAAGGAAGCAGTGGAGTGGTCTCAAAAACATCATGATGCCTTAAGTCGCATAGGGACCCGCCCTCCCAGAGGTGTATTATTGTTTGGTCCTCCTGGTTGTAGCAAAACCCTCATGGCTCGTGCAGTTGCCTCTGAAGCTGGGCTGAATTTCATTGCAGTAAAGGGCCCAGAACTCTTCAATAAATGGGTTGGGGAATCTGAGAAGGCCGTAAGATCTGTCTTTGCAAAAGCAAGGGCTAATGCTCCATCAATCATATTTTTTGACGAAATTGATGGACTTGCAAATATTCGTGGAAACGAAAGTGATGGTGTTTCAGTTTCGGATAGAGTTATAAGTCAGCTTCTTATTGAACTAGATG GACTGCAGCAGAGAGTTGATGTCACCGTTATTGGTGCGACCAATAGGCCCGATAATATTGATCCAGCCCTGTTAAGACcag GACGCTTTGATAGGCTGCTATACGTCGGACCTCCAAATGAGGCAGATAGGCAAGAAATATTCTGCATCCATCTACGTAAAGTCCCTTGCAGTTTGGATGTGGACATAAAGGAGTTGGCTCATCTCACCGAAGGCTGTACAGGGGCTGACATAGCACTCATCTGCCGGGAGGCTGCAGTTGCAGCTATGGAG GAGGATCTTGACGCTTTGGAAGTGGCAATGAAGCATTTCAGAAACGCAATAAATCAAGTGCGTCCATCGGCAGTCGAGTCTTACGAAGAGCTTTCGACTCAATTTCAGAGGCTCGTTTTATCCAGACATAAATGA
- the LOC104425395 gene encoding psbP domain-containing protein 6, chloroplastic — MSPATMTAARAPPSPLAFLSAPAPPKSPGKTSVRAAFRREVEGGGRLERRELLKRGTAALALAPLLWSTPPGVLPAAAAKEVEVGSYLPPSPSDPSFVFFKASPKDTPALRAGNVEPYQFILPPTWKQMRVANILSGNYCQPKCAEPWVEVKFEDDRQGKVQVVASPLVRLTNKPNASIEEIGSPEKLIASLGPFVTGNTLDPDELLEASVEKLGDQTYYKYVLETPYALTGSHNLAKATAKGNTVVLFVASANDKQWQASEKTLRAMLDSFQV; from the exons atgtCGCCTGCAACGATGACCGCCGCTCGCGCGCCTCCGTCGCCGTTGGCCTTCCTCTCGGCTCCGGCCCCTCCGAAATCTCCTGGAAAGACCTCCGTCCGAGCCGCATTCCGCCGCGAGGTCGAGGGCGGCGGCCGGCTCGAGAGGAGGGAGCTCCTGAAGCGAGGGACGGCGGCTCTGGCCCTGGCCCCCCTCCTGTGGAGCACGCCGCCGGGCGTgctgccggcggcggcggcgaaggagGTGGAGGTCGGCTCGTACCTCCCGCCGTCGCCCTCCGACCCTTCCTTCGTCTTCTTCAAGGCTTCCCCGAAAGACACCCCCGCGCTCCGCGCAG GGAATGTTGAACCCTACCAATTCATCCTCCCCCCGACCTGGAAACAGATGCGGGTGGCCAACATATTGTCGGGCAATTACTGCCAGCCGAAGTGCGCGGAGCCGTGGGTGGAGGTGAAGTTCGAGGACGACAGGCAAGGGAAAGTTCAGGTGGTGGCCTCCCCTCTCGTACGCCTCACGAATAAGCCCAATGCGTCCATCGAGGAGATCGGGAGCCCGGAGAAGTTGATCGCCTCTCTCGGCCCTTTCGTGACGGGGAACACGCTCGACCCGGATGAGCTCTTGGAAGCATCAGTTGAAAAGCTCGGTGATCAGACG TATTACAAGTACGTGCTAGAGACTCCATATGCTCTAACGGGTTCACACAATCTTGCTAAGGCGACGGCAAAAGGGAACACTGTCGTTTTATTTGTTGCCAGTGCGAACGACAAACAGTGGCAAGCATCTGAAAAGACTCTGAGAGCAATGCTGGATTCTTTTCAAGTTTAG
- the LOC104425394 gene encoding transcription factor MYBC1: MREEDSNWFSKWEDELPSPDELTPLSQTLITPDLALAFDIPTPPHANPSPTSPRATRPHPDQPLRPPPPPSSVTQPISAEFADSSELGPNSGGDEPARTLKRPRLVWTPQLHKRFVDAVAHLGIKNAVPKTIMQLMSVDGLTRENVASHLQKYRLYLKRMQGLSVGGGGGGGGGGGLAASSDPATDHLFASSPVPAHFLHPVRPSSEHYLPFVPVALQHHQMAAAAGHPQLQPQYHRQVGHFGPPPNGQFEHPFLSRQAGPIHRMGAPIHNPVQPYVEDLESANANGGRKVLTLFPTGDD, translated from the coding sequence ATGAGGGAAGAGGACTCGAATTGGTTCTCCAAATGGGAAGACGAGCTGCCGTCGCCTGACGAGCTCACCCCGCTCTCTCAAACCCTAATCACCCCCGATCTCGCCCTCGCCTTCGACATCCCGACGCCGCCGCACGCCAACCCGTCCCCGACCAGCCCCCGCGCCACCCGCCCCCACCCCGACCAACCACTCCGGCCACCTCCCCCGCCGAGCTCCGTCACCCAGCCCATCTCGGCCGAGTTCGCCGACTCCAGCGAGCTCGGGCCCAACTCCGGCGGCGACGAGCCGGCCCGCACCCTCAAGCGGCCGCGCCTCGTCTGGACGCCCCAGCTCCACAAGCGGTTCGTCGACGCGGTCGCCCACCTGGGGATCAAGAACGCCGTGCCCAAGACCATCATGCAGCTGATGAGCGTGGATGGGTTGACCCGGGAGAATGTGGCCAGCCACTTGCAAAAGTACCGCCTTTACCTCAAGCGCATGCAGGGATTGTCCgtcgggggcggcggcggcgggggcgggggcggcggcctGGCTGCATCGTCTGATCCTGCTACCGATCATCTGTTCGCGAGCTCGCCCGTGCCGGCGCATTTCTTGCATCCGGTCCGGCCCAGCTCGGAGCATTACTTGCCGTTCGTGCCGGTTGCGCTGCAACACCACCAGATGGCGGCCGCGGCCGGCCACCCACAGCTACAACCGCAGTATCACAGGCAGGTGGGGCATTTCGGGCCGCCGCCGAACGGGCAATTTGAGCATCCTTTCTTGTCGAGGCAAGCGGGGCCAATTCATAGGATGGGAGCACCGATTCACAATCCGGTGCAACCTTATGTGGAGGACTTGGAATCTGCTAATGCAAACGGTGGCAGGAAAGTTCTCACTCTCTTCCCAACTGGAGATGATTGA
- the LOC104427455 gene encoding 70 kDa peptidyl-prolyl isomerase, which translates to MAASCLIARSDGVELSGLPEKEVQIGKGGLRKRILRKGNSWRTPCPGDQVHVRYSGRVKDGALLDSGGGGSTAMEFKLGQCEVIEGWDEGVATMKKGERAIFTIPPNLAYGESGSPPLVPPNATLVFDIEMVSWTSVRDLTGDGGVLKKIIKEGEGWATPRDADEVSVRYEVMLEDGTVILKSDGDVEFQIGQDSSFEKVHLCPAMSIAVKTMRKGEKAELAVKFSYGFRGRTVPESIELGASADSNLVIQFELIAWKSVVDVTGDKKVLKKIVRAGEGFDHPDEGSVVKVAYTGKFEDGSIFERKGSTEEPFEYVALEEQVNEGLDRAILSMKKGEQALVTMRTNSVGLDDSVVSTNSVLSYEVELIDFTKDKPFWKMNACEKLEACESTKNDGNSLFKTGRFWCASKKYEKAEKYVQFDHCFTDEEKSSVNALRLSCYLNNAACKLRLGDYSGATKFCTKALDLDPCNIKALYRRSQAYLKSCDFDEAESDINKALILQPENRDVKLVYKELKDKQKEYKVYQAEISRTMLSRMA; encoded by the exons ATGGCAGCTTCCTGCTTGATAGCTCGAAGCGATGGCGTCGAGCTTTCGGGACTCCCGGAGAAGGAAGTTCAAATCGGGAAAGGCGGGCTCAGGAAGCGGATTCTCAGGAAGGGAAATTCGTGGCGGACTCCTTGTCCCGGCGACCAAGTACATG TTCGCTACAGTGGGCGAGTCAAGGACGGCGCTCTTCTCGATTCGGGCGGTGGAGGGAGTACCGCAATGGAGTTCAAGTTAGGCCAAT GTGAGGTGATAGAAGGATGGGACGAAGGAGTTGCCACGatgaagaagggagagagagcgatCTTCACGATACCACCGAACTTGGCTTATGGCGAATCGGGGTCTCCTCCACTCGTCCCTCCGAACGCCACTCTCGTTTTTGACATCGAGATGGTATCGTGGACCAGCGTCAGGGATTTGACAGGAGATGGAGGAGTCCTGAAGAAGATTATCAAAGAGGGGGAGGGCTGGGCTACTCCTCGGGACGCTGATGAAGTTTCAG TCAGATACGAGGTGATGCTTGAGGACGGAACTGTCATCTTGAAGTCCGACGGAGATGTGGAGTTTCAAATCGGGCAAG ATTCTAGTTTCGAAAAAGTGCATCTGTGTCCAGCGATGAGCATAGCGGTGAAAACCATGAGGAAGGGTGAGAAAGCAGAGCTAGCTGTGAAGTTTTCTT ATGGCTTCAGGGGGAGAACTGTACCTGAAAGCATTGAACTTGGTGCCTCGGCTGATTCCAATCTAGTCATCCAGTTTGAGTTAATCGCGTGGAAAAGTGTTGTTGATGTTACTGGAGATAAGAAAGTGCTCAAGAAGATTGTAAGAGCCGGTGAAGGCTTTGACCATCCTGATGAAGGATCGGTTGTCAAAG TGGCATATACTGGTAAATTTGAAGACGGAAGCATTTTTGAGAGGAAGGGATCGACTGAGGAGCCTTTCGAGTATGTAGCACTTGAAG AACAAGTCAATGAGGGCCTAGACAGGGCAATCCTGAGCATGAAGAAAGGAGAACAAGCCCTTGTGACTATGAGAACCAACTCTGTCGGTCTAGATGATTCGGTGGTCTCGACAAATTCAGTGTTGAGTTATGAAGTTGAATTGATTGACTTTACCAAG GACAAACCGTTTTGGAAGATGAATGCCTGTGAAAAGTTAGAAGCATGCGAAAGCACAAAGAACGATGGAAATTCTCTGTTCAAGACCGGGAGGTTCTGGTGTGCATCGAAGAAATACGAGAAG GCTGAGAAATATGTACAGTTTGATCACTGTTTTACTGATGAAGAGAAGAGCTCAGTGAATGCGTTACGGCTATCATGCTATTTGAACAATGCTGCTTGTAAACTTAGATTGGGGGACTACAGTGGAGCCACAAAATTCTGTACAAAG GCCTTGGATCTTGATCCTTGCAATATCAAGGCTTTGTACAGGAGATCACAAGCATACCTGAAAAGTTGTGATTTCGATGAGGCCGAGAGTGATATTAACAAGGCGTTGATTCTCCAACCAGAGAATAG AGATGTGAAACTTGTGTACAAGGAGCTAAAAGACAAGCAAAAGGAATACAAGGTATATCAGGCCGAGATATCTCGGACAATGCTCTCACGGATGGCTTAA